One segment of Thamnophis elegans isolate rThaEle1 chromosome 16, rThaEle1.pri, whole genome shotgun sequence DNA contains the following:
- the SWI5 gene encoding DNA repair protein SWI5 homolog isoform X2, translating into MQKEKEVVPDCSSTTGLGNIPAKQEHESLLNQGDKHNLGLRGKISPKPLIWRTPQAARRSCNASFKSPVLPPRSCQPPDKNILQHEVEELKRKELAVDQEIAQLKAEGYNLEELENHITLLHEYNEIKDAGQMLLGRLAAIRGVTTKDLYPEFDLDLND; encoded by the exons atgcagaaggaaaaagaagttgTTCCGGATTGCAGTTCTACCACTGGCTTGGGAAATATTCCGGCTAAACAAGAACATGAATCTCTTTTGAATCAAGGGGACAAGCATAACCTGGGATTAAGGGGGAAAATCTCCCCCAAACCTTTAATATGGAG gacACCTCAAGCAGCCAGGAGAAGTTGTAATGCAAGCTTTAAGTCTCCA GTTCTTCCTCCGAGGAGCTGTCAGCCTCCAGATAAAAACATTTTGCAGCACGAAGTCGAAGAGCTAAAACGCAAGGAGCTTGCTGTGGATCAGGAAATAGCACAACTCAAGGCTGA AGGATACAATCTGGAGGAACTGGAAAACCACATTACTCTGCTTCATGAATACAACGAGATCAAAGATGCCGGACAAATGCTTTTAGGCAGATTGG CTGCAATCAGGGGTGTCACCACCAAAGACCTCTACCCTGAATTTGACCTGGACCTTAATGATTAG
- the SWI5 gene encoding DNA repair protein SWI5 homolog isoform X1 yields MNHQMQKEKEVVPDCSSTTGLGNIPAKQEHESLLNQGDKHNLGLRGKISPKPLIWRTPQAARRSCNASFKSPVLPPRSCQPPDKNILQHEVEELKRKELAVDQEIAQLKAEGYNLEELENHITLLHEYNEIKDAGQMLLGRLAAIRGVTTKDLYPEFDLDLND; encoded by the exons ATGAATCACCAGatgcagaaggaaaaagaagttgTTCCGGATTGCAGTTCTACCACTGGCTTGGGAAATATTCCGGCTAAACAAGAACATGAATCTCTTTTGAATCAAGGGGACAAGCATAACCTGGGATTAAGGGGGAAAATCTCCCCCAAACCTTTAATATGGAG gacACCTCAAGCAGCCAGGAGAAGTTGTAATGCAAGCTTTAAGTCTCCA GTTCTTCCTCCGAGGAGCTGTCAGCCTCCAGATAAAAACATTTTGCAGCACGAAGTCGAAGAGCTAAAACGCAAGGAGCTTGCTGTGGATCAGGAAATAGCACAACTCAAGGCTGA AGGATACAATCTGGAGGAACTGGAAAACCACATTACTCTGCTTCATGAATACAACGAGATCAAAGATGCCGGACAAATGCTTTTAGGCAGATTGG CTGCAATCAGGGGTGTCACCACCAAAGACCTCTACCCTGAATTTGACCTGGACCTTAATGATTAG